The DNA window TACATCACCACCACCACGATCTTTCGCTTGCCACGACGCATGTCCATCTCGACGAAGCCAATTGCCTCGAAGTGGCGCTGCTGCAAGGGAAAGCCGGCGAGATCAGTCATTTCGCCGAACATCTCATGGCCGAGCGCGGTGTCCGATATGGTCGCCTAGTCATGGTGCCGGTCGAAGGGAAAAGCGAACGATCCGATCCGCATGGCCATAGCCATATCGCGCAGGACTGAAAAAGCGACGCGGAAAACCGCGTCGCCGAAATTCATTTCACGACATACGCATTGTTAAGCTTGCCGCTTGCCGAATCGTAGAAATTCGCCGCCTTTTTACTGACGATCTCCACCTTGTTGCACTCGGTGAAGCTCGGGAAATGCCAGCAGAAGGTGTCACCCTTGAAATCCCAGGTAAAGGTTTGCGGATCTTTGCCTTTGGCTGTGAAGACACCCGTTCCGCCCTTCTTGACGATAGCGGTGAACGGCACACCTTTCTTGGTCTTGCTGCCAATGGTCTTGTCGACCACGGCGACGCTGAACTCTTCGCTGCTAACAAATTTTGGCGCGGCGATGGCATTCGAGACAAAAGCAAGGCCGGCTAACAAAACAATCAGTGCTCTCATATCTGCCCCCATTTTATATTGGCTACGAAATGTACGTATAAATATTTATCATTGTCTAGGGGAAAGCTATGTCCGCCCTACCGATCTGGACGTGCTGACGGCTGGGCCACATTAGTCTTTTACCGTATTGCGTCGGTATGATGATTTTGTATTTTTCTCATACTAATGCAAACCGGAAAAGCCGATGCGTACGCTCCTTGCCACCGCCGCCTTCATCGCCCTCACCTCGCCCGCCTTCGCCCACTTCCAGGAAATCCTGCCGTCGGCGGACGTGCTGCCCGAGGGCGGCAAAGTCACTGTCAGCCTGGTCTTCACCCACCCGATGGAGCGCGGACCGACCATGGATATGGTCAAGCCCGTGCGGGTTGGTGTGGTCACGGCAAAAGGCGTCGAGGACATTTCGAGCACGCTGATCGAGGCTCCGGTCGACAGCAAGCAGGCTTGGCGCTTCGAGCGCGATGTCGGCGAACCGGGTGCCGAGGTGCTCTTCGTCGAGCCCAAACCCTATTGGGAGCCGGCGGAGAACAAGTACATCATCCACTATGCCAAGGTGGTCGTGGACGGTTACGCCTCCGGCGAAGGCTGGGATCGGCTCGTCGGCCTGCCCGTCGAGATTGCGCCGCTGGTTCGACCGACCGGCCTGTGGACCGGTAACCTATTCCGCGGGGTCGTGCTCAAGGACGGACAGCCGGTGCCCGGCGCCGAGGTCGAGGTGGAGTGGGTGAACGATGGATCGGTGACACCGCCCAACGAAGCCTTCATCACCCAGGTGATCAAGGCCGACGATAGAGGCGTCTTCGCCTATGCCATGCCGAGGGCGGGATGGTGGGGCTTTGCCGCGCTGATCGACGGCCCAGAGGCCCAGTCGCCGGATGGCAAGCCAGCCGCCACCGAACTCGGCGCGCTGATGTGGGTGAAGGCGACCGATATGGGTGAAGCGAAGTGACGACCGGACTGGAGGCCTGACGTGGCACACATTCCCGACGGCGTCCTATCGTTGCCGGTGCTCGTCGCCGGCACTCTGGCTGGCGCGGCAGGCCTTGCGCTCGGCGTCCGCCAGTTAGGCGACCGTGATATTCCGCGCACGGCGCTGCTTGCCGCCGTGTTCTTTATCGCTTCGTCACTGGCCTTCCCGCTCGGGCCGACTTCCGTCCACCTGCTGCTCGGCGGCCTCATCGGTCTCATGCTCGGCTGGAAGGCGTTTCCGGCAATCTTCGTCGGCCTGCTGCTGCAGGCCCTTTTGTTCGGCTTCGGTGGACTGACGACGCTGGGTGTCGACCTGGTCAACATGGCGCTGCCGGGTGTGGCTCTGGCCGCCACTATTCGACCATTCATCCGGGCTCACCATCCTGCCCGGTCGGCGGCGCTCGCCGGCGCCGTGGCGGCGCTCTCGGTGATCGTCACCGCCGGACTGGTCGGTGTGGAGATTGCGTTGTCGGAGCCAGCCTTCTCGCCCGCTGTCGGCTTGATGGCAGCCGCTTATCTGCCGCTCGCGGCCATAGAGGCCGTGGTGACCGCCTTCGTGACGCTCTATCTTCTCAAGGTCAAACCCGAGATGATCGGGGCGTCCGCTTTCATCGGATCCTCCTCGTGATCCGCCGCCTCGCCCCTGCCATCGCCGCCCTGCTCTTCCTCGCCTTGCCGGCCGAGGCACACCGTCTCAAGCTTTTCGCGCAAGTCACCGGAGCAACCATTTCCGGCTACGGATTCTATATCGGCGGTGGCCGTCCGCAGGGCGCCGACCTGGTCGTTGCGACGCCGGATGGCAAAGAGGTGAGCCGTCTCAAGACCGGCGAGGATGGTGGCTTCAGCTTTACGCCGCCATCGCCCGGCCGCTTCCACCTGAAGCTGGCCGCGGGAGATGGTCATTTTGCCGAACTGGATATTTCGACCGACGGAATACCAGCCGCCGCGGCGGCCGTTACGGCGACATCATCGGCGGCGGCCGTTCCGACCGACCTCGATGCCCGCATTGCTCAAGCGGTCGACGCAGCGGTGGCGCGTCAGATCAAGCCGCTGCTCGAAGCTTATGATGCCGCCGAAGGCCGTGTGCGTTTCAACGACCTCCTCGGTGGCCTTGGCTGGATCGTTGGTCTTGCCGGCCTCTGGGCCTGGTTCCGCTCGCGACGGAGCGGACATGGCGACTGACACGGCCGACGCCGGTGCCCGCGTATCGCCTCTCGACAAGCTCGACACGCGCACGCGCATCGCCGCCGCTGTAACGCTCGTGCTGGTGCTTGTCAGCCTCAGGGCCTGGACATTGCTCGGTATGGCGATCCTTCTCGGCATCCTGCTCACGACGCTCGCCGGCCTATCCCCACGGCAGATGGTCCGCCGCCTGTTGCATGTCGAGGGCTTCCTGCTGATCCTGTTCGTCGCACTGCCGCTGACGACACGGCTTCCGCCTTTTGTGGCGATAGGGCCAATCAGCCTGTCCCTGCCCGGTCTTGAGCGGGCGGTAACACTGGCTCTCCGCATTACGGCGGCGGCGCTCGTCGTATTGCCACTCATCGCCGGCCTGACACCGATCCGCCTCGGTCACGCGCTCGGCCGGTTTGGTCTGCCGCCGCGCCTCGTCCAGGTCTTTCTGTTCTCCATCCGCTATATCGAACTGCTGCGCGCGGAAGCGCGGCGCCTCAATGACGCCATGCGGCTGCGCGGCTTTGTGCCGGGCACCAACCTTCATACCCTTAAAACCTACGGCCACTTTATCGGCCAACTGCTGGTGCGCGCCGTCGAGCGCGCCGAACGGGTGAACGAAGCGATGCGCTGCCGGGGCTTCGCGGGGCGGTTTCCGCTTGTTACCCTGGAGCGGTTCGGCACTGTCGACATTGGCGCCGCCGGGCTGACCGTGCTCCTTGCCTGCACTCTCCTCGTGATGGATCGCCTTTGATGACCGCACTCCTGGATCTTTCCGGTCTCAGCGTCCGGCGTGGTGGCCGGCTGGTGCTCGACCGGATCGACCTTCGGCTCGAAAGCGGTGAGCGGCTGGCGCTGGCAGGCGCCAACGGAGCAGGAAAAACCACCTTGCTGCGCGCCTTGGTCGGGCTGGAAGCGCTTGACGCCGGCGAAATCGTCGCCTTCGGCCGCCCTCGGCGCGATGAGCATGACTTCCGCGACCTACGCCAACGGGTCGGCTTCCTGTTTCAGGATTCCGACGACCAGTTGTTCGCGCCTACAGTAATCGAGGACGTCGCCTTCGGCCCGCTCAACCTCGGCTTCACGCCGGCCCAGGCGATCGAACGGGCGCGCAAGGTGCTCGCCGATCTCGACCTGCTGTCGCTTGAACAGCGTGTCACCCATCATCTTTCCGGCGGCGAAAAGCGGTTGGTAGCGCTGGCCGGCGTGCTGGCCATGGATCCGGATGTCCTGCTGCTCGACGAGCCGACCAACGCGCTCGACGAAGCACACCTCGCCCGTCTCACCGCCATTCTCACCGAACTACCTGTGGCGATGATCCTGGTGTCGCATGACGCGCATTTCCTCGCGAGCCTGTCGACACGGGCGGTGCTGCTTGAAGGCGGACAGCTGAAGCCGGCGGTGGCACATCGGCATCAGCACCGGCACGACCATGTGCATTTTCATCCGATCGATGAAGATTAATCCACCGGCTCGTCGACGAGGCCAGTCACCGGCGCCGTCGAGCCGCGCACGATCAGCTTGCCGGACAGCGTGACCTTGCGGGCCGGAGCCTTGGGCGTCTTCATGCGATCGAACAGCAGCGTCATCGCCATGCGGCCGATGTCGCCGACCGGCTGTTCGATGACGGTAAGGCCCGGTCCAACCAACTCCGACCAGGTCTCGTTGTCGAAGCCTGCGATGGCCACGTCGTCGGGGGTCTTCAGCTCCAGTCGCCGCATGGCCTTGACGACGCCGAGCAGCATGGCGTTGCTCGAGGCGATGACGCCATCCGGACGGTCGGGGCGAGAAAACACCTTGAGGATCTCGCGCTCAGCCGCTTCGGCATTGGGGGCGACGAAAAAGGCTTCCGACGACAGGCCAAGCGATGCCGTGGCTGAGAGATAGCCGAGATGGCGGTCAACCGCCGTCGACGAGGTGTTGCCGAACAGGCCGACGATATGGCTGCGGCCGATGGTATGGAGGTGATGGACCAGGGTCACCGTCGCCTGATAATTATCGAGCACGACGCTGTCATGGCGCCCGACCGGCCCGCCACGATCCACCAGTACCGCCGGAAACGGCAGATCATCGTCGGCCAATCGTTCGAGGCTACCGCGAGTCGGCGCCCAGATTAGGCCGGTGACCCGCTCCTCCTCCATCAGGCGCAGATACATCGCCTCGCGCTCGGCGCTCTCGTCGGTATTGCAGAGGATGACGCGCATGCCGTTGCGATAGGCCTCGTCCTCGACCACCCGGCTCAGCGAGGTGAAGAACGGGCTGCGAATGTCGGCCACCATGAGACCGATGGTCTGGGAGTGCTGCGAGCGCAGCCGACGGGCCGAAAGGTTGGGTCGGTAGCCGGTGACGGCGATAGCTTTTTCCACCCGCTCGCGCAGCTCCGGGCTGACCGGACCGTTGCTGAACACGCGTGACACGGTAGCCACCGACACACCGGCCCGCTGGGCCACGTCCTTGATACTAACAGCCATTTTTTGAAGGTCCCAAGACCTCAACCATGCTTTCCGAGCGCGCCCTCCTCCGCCCTCGAAACCATTGAAAAGGATTACATGAGGCTCGCTTAGCCGCACCAATTTGAAATCAGTACTTTTTCTGATATGTCTCCTGAATGGTTTAGTACCCCTTGGGAAGACTGTGGCCAAACTCTGCGTATCCTGCGGATTTCACCTTTTCTATCAATGCTCTTCAGAAGAATTTTGGCCGGTCTGTAGTACCACTACGCACTGAAAACTTAATCGGTTCAACGCTTGACCATTGAACTGAAAACGATCCCATATGTAGCGGGACACAATAAAGCGGACCATCGAAAAGGTCCTCAACAACCCGCCTCGCCCTCGGGGTCAGACAGCCCGGCCGGCAAATGCCAGAAAATGGTGGCGCCGGTCGAACGAAGAGAAAACCTTCGGGACGAATGCTTGGAAGACAGGAGAAGAACATGCCAATCAATAGCCCGGCAGATCTCGACGCGCTGGTTTCCCGCGTTAAGCGCGCCCAGCAGATCTATGCGACGTTCTCCCAGGAGCAGGTCGACCTGATCTTCCGTCAGGCAGCCTTCGCCGCCGCCTCCGCCCGTATCCCGCTCGCCATGCAGGCGTTCGAGGAAACCGGCATGGGCGTGGTGGAAGACAAGGTCATCAAGAACCACTTCGCTTCCGAGTACATCTACAACAAGTACAAGGACGAAAAGACCTGCGGCGTGCTCGAAGAGGATGAGCTAGGCGGCACCATCACCATTGCCGAGCCGATCGGTTTGATCTGCGGCATTGTGCCGACCACCAACCCGACGTCGACCGCCATCTTCAAGGCGCTGATCAGCCTGAAGACCCGCAACGGCATCGTCTTCTCTCCGCATCCGCGCGCCAAGAAGTCGACCTGCGCCGCCGCAAAGCTGGTGCTTGACGCCGCCGTCGCCGCCGGCGCCCCGGCCGACATCATCGGCTGGATCGACACCCCGTCGGTCGAGCTGTCCAACGCCCTGATGCGTCACCCCGACGTCAACCTGATCCTGGCCACCGGTGGCCCGGCCATGGTGAAAGCGGCTTACTCCTCCGGCAAGCCCGCCATCGGCGTCGGCGCCGGTAATGCCCCGGTCGTCATTGACGAGTACGGCGACATCAAGCGTGCTGTCGCCTCGATCCTGATGTCCAAGACCTTCGACAATGGCATGATCTGCGCCTCCGAGCAGGCGGTGATTGCCGTCGACAGCGTCTATGACGCGGTGCGCGAGCGCTTCCACAGCCACGGCGGCTACATCCTCAGCGGCAACGAGTTGGGCGCGGTGCGCAACGTCGTATTCCCCGGCGGCCACCTCTCCCCCGATGTCGTCGGCCAGTCTGCCATCAAGATCGCCGCTTCCGCCGGCATCACCGTGCCGAACGACACCAAGATCCTGATCGGTGAGGTTGAAAGCGTCGACGAGAGCGAGCCGTTCGCCCACGAGAAGCTGTCGCCGACACTGGCCCTCTACCGGCGTCCGGACTTCGAGTCCGCCGTCGACGCCGCCGCGGCCCTCGTCGTCCTCGGTGGTATCGGCCACACCTCGGTGCTGTATACCGACCAGGACAGCCACAAGGAGCGCGTCTCCCGGTTTGGCGACAGGATGAAGACGGCCCGCGTCCTGATCAACTCACCGGCCGCCCTCGGCGGCATCGGCGACCTTTACAACTTCAACCTGGCACCGTCTCTGACGCTGGGTTGCGGCAGCTGGGGTGGTAATTCGATCTCCGACAACGTCGGCCCGAAGCACCTCATCAATCGCAAGACCGTCGCGAAGCGAGCCGAAAACATGCTCTGGCACAAGCTCCCCAAGTCCATCTACTTCCGCCGCGGCGCCATCGCCGAAGCGTTCAAGGACCTCGAGGGCAAGAAGCGCGCGCTGGTGGTTACCGACCGCTTCCTGTTCATCAACGGCTATGCCGATGGCGTCATTGAGCTCCTGAAGAAGCACGGCATGGACGTCGAGACCTATCATGACGTCGAGGCCGATCCGACGCTCACGGCCGTCCGCAAGGGCACCGAGCGCGCCGTATCCTTCAAGCCGGACGTGATCGTCGCCTTCGGCGGCGGCTCGGCCATGGACGCGGCCAAGATCATGTGGGTGATGTACGAGCATCCGGAAGTCCACTTCGAGGACCTCGCGCTGCGCTTCATGGACATCCGCAAGCGCATCTACAAGTTCCCCAAGCTGGGTGTTAAGGCCGAGCTGGTCGCTATCCCGACCACCTCCGGCACCGGTTCGGAAGTGACGCCGTTCGCCGTCGTCACCGATGACGCCACCGGCATGAAGTACCCGCTCGCCGACTACGAGCTGACCCCGAACATGGCGATCATCGACGCCAACTTCGTCATGAACATGCCGAAGTCGCTGACCGCCTTCGGTGGCATCGATGCCGTCACCCATGCTCTGGAGGCCTACGCTTCGGTCCTGGCCAACGAGTATTCCGACGGCCAGGCTCTGCAGGCGCTGAAGCTGCTCAAGGAGTATCTGCCGGCGTCCTACAAGGAAGGTGCCAACGATCCGATCGCCCGCGAGAAGGTGCACAACGGCGCCACCATCGCCGGCATCGCTTTCGCCAACGCTTTCCTGGGTGTCTGCCACTCCATGGCCCACAAGCTCGGCGCGGCCTTCCACATCCCGCACGGCCTTGCCAACGCCCTGCTGATCTCCAACGTGATCCGCTACAACGCCAACAACAACCCGACCAAGCAGACGGCCTTTTCCCAGTATGACCGCCCGAAGGCTCGGGCTCGTTATGGCGAGATCGCCCAGCACCTTGGTCTCGGCGGCGAGCGGACGCAGCAGCGTGTCGAAAACCTGATCGCCTGGGTCGAAGAGCTGAAGAAGCAGCTCGACATTCCCGCCTCCATCCAGGCGGCCGGCGTGTCGGAGACCGACTTCCTCGCCAAGGTCGACAAGATCGCCGTCGAGGCCTTCGATGACCAGTGCACCGGCGCCAACCCGCGCTTCCCGCTGATCTCGGAGCTGAAGCAGATCCTGCTCGATAGCTACTACGGCCGTGCCTATGACGAGGCGTCCGAACACGCCGAGACGGAGGAGGCGGCTCAGCCTGTCGCGGCGATGAAGCCTTCCAAAGGTAAGAAAGCCGCGGAATAAGCGTTAAACATAGACCAACGGAGGCGGGGCAACCCGCCTCCGTTTTGCTTTCGGAAGCCTTCAATCCTTCTGAAGTGACAACCCGCCCCCACCGGCGTACACCAAGCTTATCCGGATTTCGGACAACTTTTCACGAGCATCTCAAGGCTCTCCGCAAGGATCCATCGATGCCGCGAAAGATAAACAGATCGTTTGGGAGATGAATATGGTAGTAAAGGTCGCCATCAACGGCTTTGGTCGTATCGGTCGTAACGTTCTGCGCGCGATCGTCGAGTCCGGCCGCAATGACATCGAGGTTGTTGGCATCAACGATCTCGGCCCGGTCGAGACCAACGCCCACCTGATCCGCTTCGACAGCGTTCACGGCCGTTTCCCGCACGAAGTGACGACGGGCGCCGACTGGATCGACGTCGGCACCGGCAAGATCAAGGTCACCGCCATCAAGGACCCGACCACGCTGCCGTGGAAGGAACTGGGTGTTGACGTCGCCCTCGAGTGCACCGGCATCTTCACCGCCAAGGACAAGGCGTCGATGCATCTGACGGCCGGCGCCAAGCGCGTGCTGGTTTCGGCCCCGGCCGATGGCGCCGACCTGACGGTCGTCTACGGCGTCAACCACGACAAGATCACCAAGGACCACATCGTCCTGTCGAACGCCTCGTGCACGACCAACTGCCTCAGCCCGGTCGCCAAGGTGCTGAACGACGTCATCGGTATCGATACCGGCTTCATGACGACGATCCACAGCTACACCGGCGACCAGCCGACGCTCGACACGCTGCACAAGGATCTCTATCGCGGCCGCGCCGCTGCCCTGTCGATGATCCCGACCTCGACCGGCGCCGCCAAGGCCGTCGGCCTGGTGCTGCCCGAGCTCAAGGGCAGGCTCGATGGCGTTGCCATCCGCGTGCCGACCCCCAACGTGTCGGTCGTCGACCTGGTCTTCAACGCCAAGCGCGCCACCTCGGTCGCCGAGATCAACGAGGCCATCAAGGCCGCCGCGACCTCTGGCCCGCTCAAGGGCGTGCTCGGCTTCACCGATCAGCCGAACGTGTCGTCGGACTTCAACCACGACCCGCGCTCGTCGATCTTCCACATGGATCAGACCAAGGTCATGAACGGCACCCTCGTGCGTATCCTTTCCTGGTACGACAACGAGTGGGGCTTCTCCAACCGCATGGCCGACACCTCGGTCGCCATCGGCAAGACCCTCTGAGATAGACCGCCAGGTTAAAATTCGAGGACCCCGCCCGCAAAGGCGGGGTTCTTTTTTCCGGCTGCGAGTTGTTTGCGGGGCTGCCTTGCGACACTGCGACGGAAGCGGCCCTTCCCCTTGCAGCGGCCTTGCGTGTATACGAAGGCAACGCTCGCGAGGGGTTTCCCTTAAGGGCCAAACCCGAAGAGATTTTCCGGTCGGACAATCCCAGGGTCGACAGACGTCAAGGAGCAGACATGAGCGCGCCGGCATCCTCGCAAACGGGCACCAATCCCAAGATCCGCCGGCGTCAAACCAAGGTGGTCGCCACCCTGGGGCCGGCCTCCGGCACCATCGAAGTGATCCGCGAATTGGTCGCAGCCGGCGCCGACGTGTTCCGTCTCAATTTCAGCCACGGCGCGCATGACGAACATCGCGCCCGTTTCGACATGCTGCGGCAGGTGGAAGCCGAGACCGGCCGCCCAATCGCCGTCATGGCCGATCTGCAAGGTCCGAAGCTGCGCATTTCAACCTTCACCGACGGATCGATCGATCTTGTCGAAGGCCAGACCTTCCGACTCGATCTCTCCGCCGAGCCCGGCGACACCACTCGCGTTGGCCTGCCGCATCCCGAGATCTTCGCCGCCCTCCAGCCCAACACCGACGTGCTGCTCGACGACGGCCGCGTCCGCCTGCATGTCGTGAGCTGCGCCAACGATCACGCAATCACCACGGTGGTCAGCGGTCGCGCCCTCTCCAACCGCAAGGGCGTCAACGTGCCGGACGTGGTGCTGCCACTCTCCGCACTGACGCCAAAGGATCGCAAAGACCTTACTTTTGCGCTGAAACTCGGCGTGGACTGGATCGCGCTTTCTTTCGTCCAGCGGCCGGAGGATCTCATCGAGGCCCGTGCGTTGATCGGTGACCGCGCGGCGCTGCTTGCCAAGATCGAAAAGCCGCAGGCCATCGACAGTCTGAGCGCCATTATCGAACTCGCCGACGGCGTCATGGTGGCGCGCGGCGATCTCGGTGTCGAGATGCGCCCGGAGGACGTGCCGACGCTGCAGAAGCGCATCGTCCGCGAGGCGCGCCAGGCCGGCAAGCCGGTCATCGTCGCCACGCAGATGCTGGAATCGATGGTGACCAGCCCGGCGCCCACCCGGGCCGAGGCTTCCGACGTCGCCACCGCGGTATTCGACGGTGCCGACGCGGTCATGTTGTCAGCTGAAACGGCCGCTGGTGCTTACCCCGTGGCCGCCGTGGCGATCATGGACAGCATTGCCCAACGCGTCGAACATGACCCTTTGTACCGCCAAATCATCGAAGCGCAGCGCCTGCCCTTCGGCGCCGAAACTTCTTCGGACGCCATCACCCACGCTGCCAATCAGATCGCCAGCGCCCTCGGTGCCAAGGCTATCATCACCTACACTGCCACCGGCTCGACGACATTGCGCGTTACCCGCGAGCGGCCGGGCGTGCCAGTGCTCTGCGTGACGCCAGACCTCATCAAGACTCGTAAGCTGATGCTCGCCTATGGCGTGCTGGTCATCCCGAGCCCGCCGTTCCGTCGTTTCCAGGACAAAGTGAACACGGGTGTTGCACTGGCCAGTGACCTCGGCATTGCCAAGTTCGGCGATACGCTGGTGGTGACCGCCGGCGAAGGCGTGCCAGGTTCAACAAACGTGTTGCGCATCGTCACCGTCGGCGAGGCGGCTTTCTGAGCCGCTGACGCCGCCGCCAACGACGCGTTATTTGCCATGTGTTGTCCGCGTTCCTCGCTAAGGGGAGCGCTAAACTTGTTGTAGCAGGCGCGTCGGCGCGCGATTTCGCCGGCTGAAGCGCGGCGGCAGGCCGCGGATCGGCAAGGCTGAGGCCATTGCCAGACCGAAACCTGCGTAATTCTCTCCTCTTTACATTTATGCGCCGAGCGGTATCGCTGGCGCGGAATAAGTTGAACCGGAGATACCCCAAATGGCGGACAATGTGCCCGGACAGGCCAACACAATCCTTGGCCTCGATGCCTACGCACCGGCCGAGATCCAGGAGAAGGTCGAAAAGCTAGGCGTCAAGAAGGCGCGCATGCCGATGCTCGCCAGCTTGTCGTTGGCGGTCGTTGCCGGCGGATCGATCGGCCTCGGCGCGCTGTTCTTCGGCATTGTGCTGGCCGACCCAACGCTCGGCTTTGCAGCTCAGCGCCTGCTTGGTGGTCTCGTCTTCACCCTCGGTCTGGCGCTGGTGATGATTGGCGGCGCGGAGCTGTTTACCGGCAACTGCCTGATCGTCATGGCCTGGGCCAACCGTCAGCTCGGCACCGGCGAAGTGCTCCGCAACTGGGCAATCATCTGGTTCGGCAACCTTCTGGGCGCGCTCGGCCTCGTCTTCCTCGTCTATATGGCTCACACGGCGGCGCTCAACAACGACGCCTTCGGCAACGGCATGATCAAGCTCGCCGCCGGCAAGGTGGCACCCGATGCCGTGACCATCTTTTTCAAGGGCGTGCTCTGCAATATCCTGGTCTGTCTCGCCGTCTGGCTCAGCTATGCCGGTCGCTCGGTGACCGACAAGCTGTTCGGCATGGTACTGCCGGTTACCGCCTTCATCGCCGCCGGTTTCGAGCACTGCGTCGCCAACATGTTCATTCTGCCCTACGCCTGGGTGTTGGTTCAGACCGGCCACGCCCCCGAGGGCGTCGACGTGTCGGTGCTGACCTTTGGTGCGATCATTCACAACCTCATACCCGCCACGCTTGGCAATATCGTTGGCGGCGCCGGATTCGTCGGCGGCCTCTACTGGCTGGTCTATCGCAAGGCTCTGGGCGGGTTGACGCCGCTCTCCACCAAAGAACAGCACCAAATGCAGGGCAGATCTTCCAGGAATGGATAACCGTTTGGAATTGTTCGGCTGGCTGGCGCTGCATAGGATGCAACGCTGCTGCGCGGGCCTGCATGGCTTGGACAAAAGCTTCAACGTGATCTCGAGGGGCCCCGACAGGCCCCTCTCTTTTTAGTTGCAACGACCCGGGCAACTGAAAATATCGAGAGACGTCCAAATACTGTTGCGACGCATTCCCACAGCCGTAAAATTGGCTGTTTTCCTTCATGTTTTTAAAAGTCGCACTATTTGGCGATTTTCTAAAAGGTTTCAGTTTCTTCT is part of the Pleomorphomonas sp. PLEO genome and encodes:
- a CDS encoding formate/nitrite transporter family protein codes for the protein MADNVPGQANTILGLDAYAPAEIQEKVEKLGVKKARMPMLASLSLAVVAGGSIGLGALFFGIVLADPTLGFAAQRLLGGLVFTLGLALVMIGGAELFTGNCLIVMAWANRQLGTGEVLRNWAIIWFGNLLGALGLVFLVYMAHTAALNNDAFGNGMIKLAAGKVAPDAVTIFFKGVLCNILVCLAVWLSYAGRSVTDKLFGMVLPVTAFIAAGFEHCVANMFILPYAWVLVQTGHAPEGVDVSVLTFGAIIHNLIPATLGNIVGGAGFVGGLYWLVYRKALGGLTPLSTKEQHQMQGRSSRNG
- the gap gene encoding type I glyceraldehyde-3-phosphate dehydrogenase — protein: MVVKVAINGFGRIGRNVLRAIVESGRNDIEVVGINDLGPVETNAHLIRFDSVHGRFPHEVTTGADWIDVGTGKIKVTAIKDPTTLPWKELGVDVALECTGIFTAKDKASMHLTAGAKRVLVSAPADGADLTVVYGVNHDKITKDHIVLSNASCTTNCLSPVAKVLNDVIGIDTGFMTTIHSYTGDQPTLDTLHKDLYRGRAAALSMIPTSTGAAKAVGLVLPELKGRLDGVAIRVPTPNVSVVDLVFNAKRATSVAEINEAIKAAATSGPLKGVLGFTDQPNVSSDFNHDPRSSIFHMDQTKVMNGTLVRILSWYDNEWGFSNRMADTSVAIGKTL
- the pyk gene encoding pyruvate kinase, which codes for MSAPASSQTGTNPKIRRRQTKVVATLGPASGTIEVIRELVAAGADVFRLNFSHGAHDEHRARFDMLRQVEAETGRPIAVMADLQGPKLRISTFTDGSIDLVEGQTFRLDLSAEPGDTTRVGLPHPEIFAALQPNTDVLLDDGRVRLHVVSCANDHAITTVVSGRALSNRKGVNVPDVVLPLSALTPKDRKDLTFALKLGVDWIALSFVQRPEDLIEARALIGDRAALLAKIEKPQAIDSLSAIIELADGVMVARGDLGVEMRPEDVPTLQKRIVREARQAGKPVIVATQMLESMVTSPAPTRAEASDVATAVFDGADAVMLSAETAAGAYPVAAVAIMDSIAQRVEHDPLYRQIIEAQRLPFGAETSSDAITHAANQIASALGAKAIITYTATGSTTLRVTRERPGVPVLCVTPDLIKTRKLMLAYGVLVIPSPPFRRFQDKVNTGVALASDLGIAKFGDTLVVTAGEGVPGSTNVLRIVTVGEAAF